The DNA segment TTATCTTTAAAGTCTACTTTTATTGTGCTTTTATCCATGTACAGGAACTTCAATTCTTCTTGAATAAGACTCTCTAGTTTTTGAGCAGTTTTTTTACGTATAGTTGTTAATTTATCCCCTAGAGATTTTAACTCAGCCAATATATTCTTTTGCTCTACTATATATTTATCATAGTTTTCTTCATAATTTTCTAACTCTTCTAATTCTTCTTTAATTTCTTCTCTAAAGATTATTAAGTCGTTTAATGAACGTGAGTATTTCTTCTCAAGGTTTTTTATTTTATCCATTCTAAATATTAAACGATCTAATTTTTCTTCATCATATTCAATATCATCTGTGTAGCTAGACACTTCATATTTTAAGTCATCTAAAACATAATAAAGATTTGTTATTTCCTCGTATTTTTCTTCAAAATTACTATTATATCTACTTAATTCACCTAAATTTGATTTTATCTCTGCAAGTTTTGATAAAATTCCATATTCTCCATCAATTCCATCAGTTATGCTATAAGCTAATGTATTGACCTTTTCAAAATTTTCTAGATAATCTATATCTTTTTCTAGAGAAATATCTTCATCTTTTTTCAACTTCATCTGTGCAAGTTCTTGATATTGAAATTTTAGAAAATCAACTTTTTGAAGTATATCACTCTCCTGTTGTTTTAAATTTTCTATTTTCTCTGTGACTACTTTATATTCTTTATATTTTTCTTTATACTCCGTTCGAACTTTCTTTATTTCTTCCTTGTTAAAAGAATCAATTAAATTAAGATGATTTTTTTCTACTAAAAGAATTTGATTATCGTGTTGTTCATGCATATCCAATAAATAGACAGCTACTTTTTTTAATGTTGATAAATTAACTATTGTTCCATTTATACGACAAACGCTTTTCCCACTACTGTAAATATCACGTCGAATTATTATTACTTCATCTTCTAAATCTAAATCAAGATCTTTAAATATATTAATGACCTCTTTGTTTTTCGGAAAATCAAAAACTCCCTCAACACTTGCTTTTTCTTCCCCATATCTTATATAAGAAGTAGATGTTCTTTGTCCTGAAAGTTGTGATATAGCTGCTAATATCATTGATTTACCTGCTCCAGTCTCACCACTCAAAACAGTCAAACCATTTTTAAGTTCGATAGTAGCACTTTCTATTATTCCAAACTGTTTTATATTTAACTGTATTAACACCTATTGTCCTCCTATTTAAAATGATTATGAGCATTATTTACTATATGTTCAATATTAATAACTTTGTTTTCTATTTCTTTTGTAGCGTTATATTTTAATAACATTAAAAATTCGATATTTCCCTCTCCACCTGTTATTGGAGAATATGATAGATTTGTCATACTAAAGCCAACACTATTAGCCAGTAGTAACACTTTTTCTACAACTTCAAGTTGGACTTTTTTATCGCGAACTATACCGCCTTTCCCTACTTTGTCTCTCCCAGCTTCAAACTGAGGTTTTACTAAAGCACAAACCTCTCCTCCATCTTTTATAATCTCTGAGAGATTTGGTAAAATCAGTGATAATGAAATAAATGAAACATCTATCGATGCTATATCAATCTCATACACATCAAAATCTTCTTTGACAGAATGTCTAAAGTTAGTCTGTTCCATCACTTTTACACGCTCATCATTACGTAATTTCCAAACTAATTGATTAGTTCCAACATCTAAAGCATAAACAAATTTAGCACCATTTTGTAAAGCACAATCAGTAAATCCCCCTGTTGAAGAACCTATATCTATCATTACTTTATCTTTTACTGAAAAACCTAGTTCATTAATTGCTTTTTCTAATTTCAAGCCTCCACGGCTAACATAAGGCATTTGTTTCCCTTTTATTCTAAGCTCGGCAGTAGAATCTACTTTTTCTCCAGCCTTATCTATCCTTATATTTTCATTATAAACTATACCTGCCATAATAGCACGTTTAGCTTTTTCTCTTGACTCAAATAATCCTTGACTAACACAAAGGACATCCGCTCTTTCTTTTGCCATAATTACCTCTTTAAATTATCTAACTATCAAGCTTATATTTCTTAGCTCAATCTCTTTATCTACTTAATTTTATCATATTAATGATTTTTTATCTATGAGTTAAGATGTTTTCATAAAAAATAAGATAGAAAAAATTAATCTTTGTAGTTTTATACATAAATTAACTGCTTCTATCTTTTGTTTTTGAATACTGATTATACGTTTCTTGAGCATATTTTATTCGTTCATCTAGTGCGACAACCCCTGCTCTTTCAAAATGTTTTTCGAATACTTCAGTAGCTTCTCTGACATCTTTTAATTTTTTAAACTGCGCATATGAATACTTTCCAAATTTCATTTTTTGCATTTCATATATACTAAAATTTAATTGACCTTCCAAACTCGAAACTAAAAAATTATTTTCTTTTGTCCATTTTTCTAAGTCTGTTCTTCTTGTAAAGCTCCATTGCGCTATACCATATCCTATTTTATTACCTATCTCTTCTACAGTAGGATTCATTTTACTTTCTCTCATAAAATTCCCTAATATACCTGCAGTTGCTTCTTCACTAAATCCTTCTTCTTGATAAAAGTTCCAAGCACGCTCTACATTGGTACTACCTACTAATTGACGCTGTATAATAATCTTTGTATTATCATAATATTCAACTATGACTACTCCAACCAGTATAACTAAAAACACCCCAACTACTGTAGGCAATATCTTTTGTTTTATATTTCTTGTTGTAGTAGCAATATTCCTAACTCTTTTAGTTACTCTTAGATTTTTTGAGTGACTCCTTTTTTTATCTTTTGATTTAAAATTTTTTGTTTTATTTATCGTTCTAGTTTTCTGTGTCTTATTTTTTTCTTTACTTTGGGTTTTATTTGAATTTTTCTTTTTCGCATAACTTCTAGACAATTTTTTCGTAATAATCCTCACCCCTATTAGAATTTTATTTTCTATTTTATAATATTAACTTTATATCAACTATAAAACTAACGGAGTAGCTCAAAAAATTATTAATTCATCTAGAATAAATTTTTTGAGCCACCCCATGGTTCCATTAGATTTCGAAAGTTACAAAATGAAAACTTCCTAGAGTATCTAATTAAATATATTTAGTAATCTCTAAGCTTATAGATTACCATCCCAAATTGTAATTTTTATTATTTTACTTTTTTGATATTCCAAATATCTTTAGCATATTCTTCTACAGAACGGTCAGCTGAGAATATTCCGGCATTTGCTGTGTTAATAAGGCTCATTTGCCCCCATTTTTCTTTGTCTTGATAAGTTTTTGCAACAAGCTCTTGAGCCGCTACGTAACTTTCAAAATCAGCTAAACACATGTAGCTATCTTGTGTTAATAAGTAGTCCACAATAAAGCTAAAGTTCATTCCACCAACTGTCATTGTTCTGATAAAATCTAATGTATCTTTTATTCTAGCAGAGCTATTGTAGTATTCCCATGGTTTAT comes from the Gemella morbillorum genome and includes:
- the recN gene encoding DNA repair protein RecN, translated to MLIQLNIKQFGIIESATIELKNGLTVLSGETGAGKSMILAAISQLSGQRTSTSYIRYGEEKASVEGVFDFPKNKEVINIFKDLDLDLEDEVIIIRRDIYSSGKSVCRINGTIVNLSTLKKVAVYLLDMHEQHDNQILLVEKNHLNLIDSFNKEEIKKVRTEYKEKYKEYKVVTEKIENLKQQESDILQKVDFLKFQYQELAQMKLKKDEDISLEKDIDYLENFEKVNTLAYSITDGIDGEYGILSKLAEIKSNLGELSRYNSNFEEKYEEITNLYYVLDDLKYEVSSYTDDIEYDEEKLDRLIFRMDKIKNLEKKYSRSLNDLIIFREEIKEELEELENYEENYDKYIVEQKNILAELKSLGDKLTTIRKKTAQKLESLIQEELKFLYMDKSTIKVDFKDKEYASDGKDDVRILISANLGEPLKSLSKVASGGELSRVMLALKIIFSRSIEATSIIFDEIDTGVSGRVSQRMAEKMYQLGVGSQVLCISHLPQTTALADTNLLISKEVIDKRTLTSIKELDRQQKIEEVARMISGDKMTRLSEEHAIEMLKLAEKTKEEIKTKKFQ
- a CDS encoding phage tail tip lysozyme; amino-acid sequence: MSRSYAKKKNSNKTQSKEKNKTQKTRTINKTKNFKSKDKKRSHSKNLRVTKRVRNIATTTRNIKQKILPTVVGVFLVILVGVVIVEYYDNTKIIIQRQLVGSTNVERAWNFYQEEGFSEEATAGILGNFMRESKMNPTVEEIGNKIGYGIAQWSFTRRTDLEKWTKENNFLVSSLEGQLNFSIYEMQKMKFGKYSYAQFKKLKDVREATEVFEKHFERAGVVALDERIKYAQETYNQYSKTKDRSS
- a CDS encoding TlyA family RNA methyltransferase, encoding MAKERADVLCVSQGLFESREKAKRAIMAGIVYNENIRIDKAGEKVDSTAELRIKGKQMPYVSRGGLKLEKAINELGFSVKDKVMIDIGSSTGGFTDCALQNGAKFVYALDVGTNQLVWKLRNDERVKVMEQTNFRHSVKEDFDVYEIDIASIDVSFISLSLILPNLSEIIKDGGEVCALVKPQFEAGRDKVGKGGIVRDKKVQLEVVEKVLLLANSVGFSMTNLSYSPITGGEGNIEFLMLLKYNATKEIENKVINIEHIVNNAHNHFK